ttgaaacttgatttcttttattctgtgcattatttgaaggttgattttctttaaattaaatattattaatacgaagtatttgacatttttaaacttgatattgaagcaatgtagtaaagattttgaaatattattttcctaaattatttactcctgaatatttttatactcattgtgagggagtcgtgagctctttattgtggaaaactattattgatgatttattttggcatgagctgtgagctctttattgtgaaaaaatattgttgttgaattattttggcaagttaaattatttgagcacttgaggtacaaattgtgatattgatacgcatgcggtggtataaggtctgggtgttgaaacgcatgcggtgagataagggtggcttgatacgtgtggctagtaggggaactactagaagtcatgcggtgtgataagggtggctaaaacgcgggatgctatttcggaaaaaaatattttctttaaataaattgtgaaggctcccgcggtgatataaggaaatgagatattgtgaatttatttatgatttgggactacgaggcggtacctcgggagtgcccttgttgatattgatttatggccgtagttgcctttgattattgttgtgattttcttaaagttgaaaagaattctgttttgtttcaacgaggtatttatttgccattatttgatgtaattaaatgtgacatactacttgattcatttttattgtcattttatcttataatattgtttaaatattttaccatgccattatttattctccagtagggcttgacctgacctcgtcactactctaccgagattaggcttggcacttattgggtaccgttgtggtgtactcatactacgcttctgcacatctttttgtgcagattcaagtacatcttaccagcctagacgtcagtgagttacctgcgtacggagacttcgaggtatatctggcagcgtccgcagactctggagttcccttctatcattttatgttgcttccttatattttatttagaccttgatatatagagatattgagaataaattcttagaaacttgtgacttatttctaccgggttttggaagttgaaattgtagtttatttatttcaggtatttattattattctgcattgataggcttacctagtcttaaagactaggtgccatcaagacATCCTACTAAGacaatttggggtcgtgataacaaatggcacataagactcgatgcctaaggggtaattcccccactcgaggttaagcaagacacttacttttttgaagttaggccgatattccaaaatagctttcttgcttgaattgacctccggacagctcaaatctatccaaattaattgtataacttcattaaaattcatcgaaaataattccggataataatacgtcgacttaaaattttattccaaaaagtcaacaaaagtcaacgcgggacccgcctctcggaacctcatataatttttatgaaatccgaacacccattccgatacgagttcaaccataccaattttatcgaattccaataataaatcgacctccaaatcttaaatttaaactaatagggttttctaaatttttcaatccaattcactaatttagtgttaaaaacaacaatagattcatgtaatttaaccaaaatcaagttaggaattctaacCCCCAAcgtttttcttgaaaaactctcaaaaaatcgtctcacccgagcttccttggtccaaaaatggaagaatgacacgaatttggactttattctgctgcccaggggtttgttcttcgcgttcgcgaataacaaattcttcaaaagtcattttcaaactcttcttagACAGCCTTTAGTACAatgatcataactttttgtacaaaactccaaatgatgaatggtttgactttctgaaaactagactccaagaGATATAATTTCATGTGTTgttcatctcccaattccttatatattacgagatataagcttccaaagttagccCTGTGCAACatagatttccaaactcttcccagacagcctatagtgtatccaccataacgtTTTGTATACAActtcaaatgacaaatggtttaactttctaaaaactagacacaaaaggctacaactttcatttttggatcatctccaaattccttatagattgcgatatatgagcctctaaagttaaacgacgaacaacaaaattttcttcttcgcgaacgcgaagaacaaagtcctaacagcaaaatccttcttcgcgaacgcgagaggcttctcgcgaatgcgaagaacaacaccagaaccagcaaccagcaacatcaaaacacccaaacttggtccgaaaccaccccgaatcaaacccgaggcccccgggaccccatccaatcgtaccaaccagtcccaatacataacacgaacctgctcgaggcctcaaatcacatcaaacaacatcaaagccatgaatcataccccaattcaagcctaataaactttgaaattttaaattctatatcttgtgccgaaacacatcaaatcaatctggaataactttaaattttgcatacaagtcataattgacataacgaagctattccaatttccagaatcggatttcggccccgatataaaaaagtcaaccccccggtcaaacttttcaaaaatttatttttcgccatttcaagccaaattcctctacggacctccaaataattttccggatacactcctaagtccataatcaccatacggagctattgacatcatcaaaattccattccagaaTCGTCTTCACATAATTTCGACTACGgcaaaaatcctaagacttaagcttctgttttagggaccaaatgtcccaaatcactccaaattatctggtaactgaattcaaccacgcacgcaagtcaattcACATAATAAAAAGCTATCATGACCTTATGCCGTCAGGcggggcttaaattcttaaaacgacaagtcgggtcgttacattcggTATGTGAAGAAGAGAGATATAGATGCCCGATCAGGAGGCGTGAGAGGTTGACTATGGCGGGTCTGAGGAAAAGTAGGGGTAGGTCAAAGAAGTATTtgagagaggtgattaggcaggacatgtcaATATTTCAACTTACCGAGGACATAACCACGATAGGAAGGCGTGTGGAGGTTGAGGATTAAGGTTGAAGGTTAACAGGTAGCCGTGAGTTTCTCCTTGGCTTACCAGTAGTACTAGTACTATTCTTATATTTTCTTATTCCTTGTTCTTTATTATTACATGTTGTATACattgttgttactattgtttGTTGCTTTACTGTCATTGTTCCTTGAGCCGAGAAtctatcggaaataacctctctacctttataaggtaggggtaaggcatgcgtacacactacccttcccaaacCCCACAATGGGATTAcattgaatttgttgttgttgtatttttttcaCTAATGAAAAGAGCAATCTCAAATTAAAGACGAAAATTTAAAGAGATTCATTAAATTAAGGGACTAATCTTGATGATTGAGTTCTAATAAGTTCTTTGTGAAATACTCTCTTTGTCTCATATTATCAATcgtggttactaaaaatagttgtctcaaattatttgtcacttTAGAAGTTCAAGAGAAAATTgattatctttttccttttttacccttagtaataattatcCTTGAAGACTACATACACCTAACTTTGTTCAAATAGTAATCAAGAAAGATTAAATATTAAGACATGAATAAGGGTAAAGTAGTCAAAATTTCatcctaattaattttttttaagggGCGTGTACAAGAGAATCATGACAGATAATATGAGACGGATTGAGTAATAAATAAGCTAATAAAGAATAGTTCCAAAAAGCTTTCTCATTTCTAGCTAATTCATGTGAGGCTCGAGTACTCCCATAATTAGCTAGAATGTGTGGTACCGTATTTGCTCTTAGTTTTGGCAAAGACATACCCCTTGTACCATAAAGATAAAATTTAGTAATTGTAACAATTCAGCCATATATGTAAACAATATAGGCATGGTACAACTCGCACATTTAAATAGTACTAAAATTTTGATGTCTATTATTGTCTCAGGACTTAGACGAAAAAACAGGCAATAATGACGCATGATAAAAGGATATAATGTTCCAACATGGTCCAGCCAAAACATAGTTGGCCTCGTTTGCCAATATCTATTGACACCACGAGTAGTATAACTCCACTAGCCTAAGAAGCTGTATACAGAGAAACATGAAACTATAAAGTCAAGGTATACCTGATTTTTTTAATATTCAACAACGATCATTGGTTGGGGGCTCTGCTCACACCTTAGCCGGATTCAAAACCAAAAGCTTGTGTCAATACTCCCAATTTACATGAACACGTGTAAGAACTGAAATTAGGACAATTTGTGGCAAGAGAGGGGAGAGGGGAGAGGTGAAAAGAAGCAACACATTTTTATGCTATTTTTATCAAATTGTGTCTCACTTTAAAATTTATACAATAAAGGTGCCTTTTTTTATAAGGAACTTTATACATAATTTTTCCTATTTAATAAATTCTTGGGACCCCAGCATCTTAGCTAGCATGTTTCCACCTACTTTGTAGTGACGAGAAGAATGAGCAAAGCATGTGCAATCAGACGATTTGTGATTGATCCTAACATGCAATCCAACGTAAACCCAACACTGTTGCTTTAACTTtaactatatatacatatttaaaaaaaagttaaaattgcatgCATTTAATAATAATATACTTGTTCTGAATATGCTGACTTTAGATCCTGAATTCACCTCTGACACCGGTCGTTCACCAATCAACAATTTTACCATCTTTATTTTTTGATTACTGAGAATTGTTGACACTGTTTATTTAAGAATAATCAGAACAAATTGGCCTCACTTTATCTGTTTAATACGAGATGTTTGTATTtgagaaattttcaaaaattactgTTGTTTAATGGttattaacttcctatagctaccatatacataattattttttatagctaCCATTTAGTTGTTACACGGCTGTATTTGTtgtattcgcgctactgtattcatgaatacaatagcggAAATCGCCTAAACAATAGGGGAGTCCAGTTGTATGTGACTGTATTCGcgctactatattcatgaatacagtaacgaaaATCGCCTAAAAATAGGGGAATCCAGTTGTTTAATAACGGAAAGAGGATCAATTAGCGTGTATCagtcctaatttaactcaacaaaatcaattctaaaaatattttgcTGCTACTGTACCGTATTCCATGTATTTGCGCggctgtatttataaatacattgAGGTAATCAAGAAATAAGGTGTATACCGTTCTATTCAATTCAACTGTATACATTGTACTCAATTCACCGTATTCAATTTGactgtattcaaacaacaaaaaatcacaaaacacagtgatattcagttgtattcaaaAAATACAGACCTTCGAAATACATAAATACGGGcgaataaataatatatttatataaaaatacagtgcatttgagtgtatttgtacagaatataatgtatttgtatcattgtatgtgactaaaaaataaagaagagtAGAAAGTAGAGCCGGCAAAATCCACATCGAAGTTGTGGCTTTCGAGAAAGAAAAGGGCTTCGGGTTTGGAAGCATAAGTGATTTCATAGAATGTGTTGACGAGTGCTTCTCTTGTGGATCGGCGGGAGGTTTGCTTGATTTTCCatctttttttgttgttgcttCTTCATCTTTCTCTCCTTCTGCTTCTATTAGGAGTACTAGTATGTATTGCTTCTCCTTAGAGAGAGGATTGAAAATCTTGCtgatagagagaagaaagagagagataaTGAACGTGTTTCACGCGTAGGGTATAAAATAAATAGCTAGTTTGCTataaaatagaaaaatgtagttataagtaataatattaaaattattttggtgaataataaatagggtgtaataGTTTGCACTTTGCTATAAGAGGTAAAATTTCCtttgtattttgttttgttttcactCTCTGTCTATAGTATGTTTGTGCTTCTTTCACCCAGCATGAACACTATGGAGAGTTTCAACAACTTTTGCTTTAATTAGTTGGGATGTCTTTCCAATAAAGGATGTTGTACATGCACGGGAAACATATCATGTTAAAGGCAATGTATTATTGAGCCAGTTTGACTCTAGGACAGTATACAACCATTTTTGCAGAATGCCAAAAGTACAACAAATAGTGGTCACTAttacttgattttctttttcagattttggagCTAATTGTTTCTCAAAAGTAAAGGATAAAGATCACTTGGAACTAAAAATACAGTTATTCTGCTCTCTAGAACAACCAACAATTGTAGTTTGTTTTTCAGAGAACAATTGTTTCGTCTTTCCATAAAACTAAACACCACAATTGTACATGTTTTCTATAAAACAAACCAAAAGGCAAAAGCAAAACTGTTTGCATTCTGAACGCTTATAGCATTCAGAACTTTGTTTTGGCAATCTTCGAATATTCAACAGTTTTCCTAAACTACTGccatatcaatatcaaatgttCAAAACTTCACCCAGCTCCTTTGAGTAAAAATGGAGCCTTAAATATCAATGCTCAACTGATATGTTCATATAGCAGTAGATACAAGTAGAAATAAAATGTGGCACATCAGCAACATCATCGTTTTTTCCTCAATATGCAAATGCCATAATTTCATATTACAGAATACAAACCTTGATATTTTTTACCTTCACTTTTAATTCATATCTTATGTGCAAAATTGGAATAGAAGGCTCTTTGTTGTTTGACTAATTTGTGACCATAGCTCCATGAACGAGTAGACATGGTTTTCTCTTTTACAAAATAACAGAATTCCTCAGCATAATACCTGCATCTACCAAAGTCGTGCAAATAGAAGCACCACCTGCAAGTGAAACACGAGGAAATAAGTCTCAGGAGGATTCTACACAAAATTTTCCGCAAGGACACTTTTGCACACTGAAGCATAAGGATATCCTATTCTTTGATCCATTTCATGATTAAGGAAAACAAGGTCCTATTTTTTTTACATCTACCAGCCATGTAAGAGTACAACATAAGCTAGAGTTTTGTATTCCATCCAAAGCAAAACAGCTATTTACAAGGAAACAGACACTCCCATTCAGTAAATCCCATCCTATGATACAAAGAAAAGTCAAATCCTAGTTTTGAACATTAGCAAAGAATCAATGGAATGTACCAGCAGATTACTTTGAACAAATCATGAAAGCTAAAGTGATTCAAATGATCAAAACTTTTAGGTTTATGAAAATGAAAAACTTCCAACATGGAAGCTCTTCAAAATTCTTGAGAGCTCGTGAAAACTTATCGCAGGCCTAGAATGTAAGAGAAGGCAAGAtgggaaaagagaaaagaggagCGAAGACGAAACAAGAAAAGCAGGGAATACTAAGCTCAGCAATACGCAGAATTTGGTCTCATATCCTAAACCCTTTACTTCCTTGACAGAAGGCTTATATGTTGCAAACCCAGTGAATACATGGTAATAACAAGACTTAAAGCAACTTGTAGCTTTAAGATATAAATAAGTAACTGGCAGCTTCATTTTCCAAAAAGCTTTTGAGCTTTTATTActtaatttgattttaaaaagtCCCTGTTAGGCACCTTCCCTGAATATGTGCACAACAACACTCTCTGTGTTAGTAAGAAGTAACAAATAAGTGCCTCATCTAACACAAATTCTAGTAGGCCACGAAGATCAAAAGATTCAACAAGAAAACAGAACAGATATTGTAGCCAATAGAGTGAAGAATAGACTTTGGTACAATAAGGATATTGAGATTAAATGTTTTTGGACCTATAATACTTGATTAAGAAGAAGCTAGCATATATAAACGGTTGAGATTAACTTTTTAGTAAAACCATagctaaacaaaaaaaaatcacaaaatctctTTCATTACCTCAATAACTTCCCATATTGTCATCAAATCAATGTAAGGACAATCTAGCCAACGAACCAGCAGCAGCAAAGCACGGTACGGTACGGTAGGCAATGATACTCTCAAAAAATTGGCCATTAGAGCACTTCTTTCTTAAAATAAACATTGAAGATGTCTCTTGTTAACCCTATTTGACTGAAAAAATAGTAGATGCTGCAGACGCCTCTGCAATTAAAGAAACAGGTTGACGAGCCTGCAAACAAGCACCTATCTCGAATGGGCGCAGCTCAGATCCATCAAATAGAAGGTTTACACCAGGATAAATCTCTTCTTTATTCTCAGCATCATCTTTTTCAGCCTTAGTAGTTACTGAGGGAGATTCCTCAACTGGCCTGGTGGCAGCCTCGTAAACAGGAGTCAGAGCATACGATCTGCAAGTTTATTTGAAAAGCATGATAACAGAACTTAGAAAGAAGAAACTGTATGAGCATTCAGAATTTCCAGCAATGTATTTCTGCTTCAGAGACAAGGTTACATAAGCCTTCTAAAATGGTCTCACGACAGCACATTATCCTATGGATAGGTTTTACTACTAAACTACTATTCTTCTTGTTAAAGAACATTTGCTATCCATCCTCTTTTATTCAGGTGCAGTGAGTTATCCAGATTCTATAGAGGGCTATGCTGCAGAGTGCAGATTGCCATGAAGCATCAACACAGGAATGGATCCAAAGTGAGGGATGTTGGACTTACTCAATATTCTAAAAAACTTAGGAGTCCTATAAATGTTCAAACAACACAAGCCAAGTCTCAAGGTTAAAACAAAATATGTTTACATGCAATCAGGTATCTAATTATCTTCACCAGCTGCTCAGCATCCTTAAAAGATAAATGCCGAGAGCAGGTTAAAAAGTTTAAATTCCACCGTCGCCATCAAACTGTAATAAAACTATATCGTATACCATTATCTCACATAGTCAAAAAGCAAAAGTGTCAACGACTTCTCGAGACCtacaataaaaaagaaaaagagtcggATATGCAATGACATCCAAGATTAGGGCACAGCACTATCACTAAGTGCATATCATGTCTTACAGAAAATGCAAATACAGCAACTGTTTCATATTTATTCTGTTTTGAGTGACAACCACCGGTAAAAATTTTGTGACAGTGGATGTCAGTAATCTATTCCATAGCAGGTCAGGTAAATGTTCCATTCTTCATGTCCAACATCAGAAGCTTTTTACCGTATGTTACTTCGATATGAGTTATGTGCCAGGTTTCTTGTCCCTCTCTAAGCATGTTGAACACAAAAGGTTAGCATCTTATGTATATCAGGAAAACATGCTTTCCGCAACACCCTGGCTCTGCAAGCTTCCCAAGACATGTTCTATACAGAGCAACTTTACATCTCCAGATCCCACTAATGGTCGTCGTATTACTCAATAATGATCATTAATGACTTTCTCCAGGTACATAAACTCTTCCGGGGCATCCTTTTCCTAAAAAGGTCTCTGTCCCGATGAGATGAAATCCTTAGAAAGTGTTTGTAGAACAAAAAGAGACGACCAGAAAGTTGACATCTTATGTCTCAGATGGGCAAATCACCGTGGTTATCAGTATCACAAGAGAGTGATATTCCAGATCTCATGCTAATTTATAATCTTTCCACCCGTAAACTCATGAATCTAGATTACTGAAACATGGAAATGGACCAGTAATCTAGAACAATGTTAACCAAGTCCTTCACAATTCCCTGGGGGGTTTTGGTCAAGGTATAAGAGGGCTCCGGTTAGCAACAACCATTTCTTCTGATCCTACTTTTAGTGTCATCCAGTGCAGCACACAAGCAAACAAAAGATTATCAGATAATTCCCTTTTTGAGTAAGATTATTCAGATAATTCTTTTACTATTTTGATAACAATATAGTAAGAAAAGTATAATCAATATGTGAAATGTGAGAGAGATTGATCAAGATGCACCTCAGAATATTGCCATCAAAACTCAGAACTTCTGTTCTAGATCTCTGTCGATGAGCAAGTTTTAGTCTGTGGTGTTCGCTAGAGACACCAGAAATGGGAGAAGAAGGATCAACAATGGGGTTCCACCTTCCACTTGCATAGGTCATAAGATGCCGGGATGATTCCTTTGGCTGCTCTTTCTGGTAAAGGAGCTTAGCTGTTGGACCTGTGGCCTGATACTCAGCACAAACATCTCGCAATCTCTTTCTTAACTCTTGCATTGCATCATGGTGCTCTCCAAATAAATCTGTTTGGAGTAGCTGTGAGGAAACTAATCTCTTGCATATATTATTACACAATTTTGGACTAAACAGTGGAATACCAAATTCTACACTTAGTGGAACCCATTCATACTTCTCGTCATCAGGTGTGATATTATCTTGGACTCTATCTTTGTAAAGTCTTAACAGGCGAATATAACCAATGGTCCAAAAATTAAGCTTGTTAGACAGAGAAGCTAATAGCGAATTCAGATTGAAAGTTTCTTTGGAGGACAGTCCTAGTTCCTCCCCTACTTGAGCTGTTGAACCATCAGAGTTCTTCAAGGGCAAGGGAATATCCAAAGTAACAACTCTTCCAGCCTCATTGAGATCATATCTGCTGAGGGGAAGCACGAGGACAGCAGACTGCTTGAGTAGTGAGTTTATACAATGTAAAAGTATACTTCCTTTTACCAAGTTCCCTTCAGACTTCCCCCCCAAACCTCCaatggaagatccatcccatgACCATAGAAGTGCTTTCTCACAGCCAGCTAATGGTGCAGGAAGCATTCTTAATAAGTGACCTTTCATCAGAACAACTGATAGAGGTCCACTAGCTGTAGCAGAATATAGCACCAATTTCATCCAGGGTGTCATAGATGAATGGGAGGGAGGTCCAAAATGAACAGGTCCTTTTGTTCCTGGCAAAACCGAAGAAGGGGGAAGGGGAACCATGGATACAATGATGTCATAGTCACGCATAAATAGACGATCTAAAGTAGCCGGTGAGAGAGCAGCCAAGCTTTCACAGCGGAGTATATCCACACGgtattttctttgtttcttcaacCCTTTATCAGCATCTAAGTTGTCAGCAGATACTGATTTCTCATCAGTCTCAGAACTGATCTCTGGTTTGAACTCCCAGTCTGATTGATTTGTTTCTTTAGATTTTGTTCCTGATAGAGGTTCTTCATCATTAGGCACTTGGGGTGTTTCAGAATGTAGCAAATCTTCACTATTTAGCTCATATTTGTTTGTTGGTGTATCTCCTGATTTTTCAGAAATTGAAATATCCTTTGTCATTGAAGTAGCATCCTCACTTCTTGAAGACATAATGCCAGTTTTTTCTATTTCTTCAGCTGAAACCCCACCTGATGTTAGACATTCCAGGATGCATCGAAGACTAAATGCATGATTGGCAAACTCTTGCAGTTCACCTTCAAATTTTGCCCCCTCGAGTGTGCCCAAATCTTTACAAAGATCTGCAATACTAGCATGACCTAGTTTTCCCGCTTCATACAATGTCACAGCATGTGATTTTAGACCTGCAAAACAGTTACTTCAGAATTCAAAACACATTGCAGAGCAACAAACTGATTTTCTGTTACTGCAAACACAGAAATCCCACGCACACCCACAATAACATCAGGATAAACAATGAACTTGAGGTCCATCCATGAAATCTGTACAGTatcaaaaattgaaacacaaaTAGAAGTTTTGGTGTACAGTTACACAACTTCAAAAATGCACAGTAGGCAAAAATAAGCAATAAGGTCCTTTACAACCTAATCAGGGAATAAGATTTTTGAGCTGCATAAGAAAGGTGCTCTAAGGTAGACAAGATGGATGTGCGGTCATACAAGACTAGACAGGATTAGAAAATGATCACATTTTCATATGTCGCTTATATGATGCTAGGGGTATTTTGGAGAACTCAAAAGTGTATACAATGCTAACCTACTACAACCATGTAGTAGGTTAGcaaaacccatatatatatatatatatgtgtgtgtgtgtgtgtgaatatcattcatgattttctgaaattcagaaggagcatttttcaaaccaaatggcataacattccattcatattgtcctattggaacattaaaagcagttttgtatttatcattttcagaaatttgtatctgccaataaccagatttcaaatcaaattttgaaaatataatagcATCATGCAGTCTATCTAATAAATCCtttttattggaattggatatcTAATCCACTTTAAAACCTTATTAAGGGGCTTATAATTGATAACTAATCTGGGAACACCACGTTCCTGTTCAGCAtgtttattaacataaaaagcggTACTAGACCATTTAGACTTAGAGGGTCTTATAAGTCCTTTATGCAGCAAAGAATCAATCTCTTCTTTGCATAATTTCAGATATTTAGAATTCAGCTGGCAAGGCCTGGCATTTGTTGGAATATTATTTTCCGAAaagccttcttcatagggaagACTTACAATGtgtcttttcctttaccaaaatTGATTTGAATGGTCACCACATACTTGTAGAGAAAACTGATTTTTTAGGAAATCAATTTTTCCTATAAGTTTTGGACTTTGTAAATCCTCTTCTATAGTAAGACTGTAAATCTCATCTTTTAAGAAATCTACTTGTCTACTTTTTGCAATTATATTATCAGAAATCTCGTTTAGGAATTTTTGAAATGATTGAGTTATAAACTCAAAACTAATTTCCTTATTATTAAAAGTTCCAGTAAAACCCTGGGAATCCCATCTAGTAAATGGTATATATGATGAAAAAATGGGACTCCTAATATGAACTCATGAGATATATCTTTGACTAAAACAAAAGTTTCAGGTATACAAACTTTACCTTGTCAAATATAAGTTTTTGGTAATTTGTAAGAAATATGCATTTGATGTCCACTAGCATTTCTTAATCTATGAGTAGTTTTATGAAAATATCTTGAAGGTATTATTCCTTCTTTTATACAGTTTAAATCTGCACC
The nucleotide sequence above comes from Nicotiana tabacum cultivar K326 chromosome 12, ASM71507v2, whole genome shotgun sequence. Encoded proteins:
- the LOC107783623 gene encoding uncharacterized protein LOC107783623 translates to MQRIPATIEEQLILKAIKEECPWENLPKRLQATINSKEDWHRRIIEHCIKKRLLWNTCFARKVCKEGEYYEEMLRYLRRNLALFPYHLAEYVCRVMRVSPFRYYCDMIFEVMKNEQPYDSIPNFSAADALRLTGIGRNEFIDIMNKCRSKKIMWKLNKSIAKELLPSQPVDFVIEPWWGVCLVNFTLEEFKKLTEEETATIDKICKEEANSFILFDPEIIKGLHRRGLVYFDVPVYPDDRFKVSRLEGFVSNREQSYEDPIEELLYAVFVVSSENSTVAELAATLQADLSQLQAAASFACRLGWAVKLIDPASILQDPNVPGSPKSLLSDEEDGSHASLGSANVSSDGAFLQVDIPWTENNIRTSGYARVAFLVDANITSYLMMGSVSPGLKSHAVTLYEAGKLGHASIADLCKDLGTLEGAKFEGELQEFANHAFSLRCILECLTSGGVSAEEIEKTGIMSSRSEDATSMTKDISISEKSGDTPTNKYELNSEDLLHSETPQVPNDEEPLSGTKSKETNQSDWEFKPEISSETDEKSVSADNLDADKGLKKQRKYRVDILRCESLAALSPATLDRLFMRDYDIIVSMVPLPPSSVLPGTKGPVHFGPPSHSSMTPWMKLVLYSATASGPLSVVLMKGHLLRMLPAPLAGCEKALLWSWDGSSIGGLGGKSEGNLVKGSILLHCINSLLKQSAVLVLPLSRYDLNEAGRVVTLDIPLPLKNSDGSTAQVGEELGLSSKETFNLNSLLASLSNKLNFWTIGYIRLLRLYKDRVQDNITPDDEKYEWVPLSVEFGIPLFSPKLCNNICKRLVSSQLLQTDLFGEHHDAMQELRKRLRDVCAEYQATGPTAKLLYQKEQPKESSRHLMTYASGRWNPIVDPSSPISGVSSEHHRLKLAHRQRSRTEVLSFDGNILRSYALTPVYEAATRPVEESPSVTTKAEKDDAENKEEIYPGVNLLFDGSELRPFEIGACLQARQPVSLIAEASAASTIFSVK